Proteins found in one Muntiacus reevesi chromosome 2, mMunRee1.1, whole genome shotgun sequence genomic segment:
- the LOC136159156 gene encoding endogenous retrovirus group V member 1 Env polyprotein-like produces MTGWETWTLLLALLLRRGWGQNNEERGAWRGNTVVNFSSILASGNNLSNCWTCHPHPQEGVPQLQIVPVDEDVNLTLTFEPVRNTPLLIVNLEDHEEMGCVELTDPWNQTGLWIKRPFLCTGQGKPCCPCQTDACLTDGGSSLSIYPMSFSTLSSSCTPNQTHWCVDPSLLSPGTQPNTSCTHWKGTAAPAWRLTYQTPSAFSDEEEIEENSELDGGPLDGGPLSPRCSNAPRWGALLRQWFNSTSPRQACTPAGYLFLCGPPQNKLPFEGSPNSSFSWPLRALAYPCLDNVHFRGECTLGRLSAEGLSTTAYSSATSQSRHNWALRLVLAGTGVAIGLAAPWGASPIMKQS; encoded by the coding sequence ATGACAGGATGGGAAACATGGACCCTTCTCCTGGCCCTTCTCCTAAGGAGGGGTTGGGGACAAAACAAcgaggagaggggagcctggagaGGGAACACAGTTGTCAACTTCTCCAGCATTTTGGCCTCAGGAAATAATCTCTCCAATTGTTGGACCTGTCATCCCCACCCACAAGAGGGGGTTCCTCAGCTCCAGATTGTGCCTGTAGATGAGGATGTTAATCTCACCCTGACTTTTGAACCAGTTAGGAACACGCCGCTTCTAATAGTGAATCTTGAAGATCATGAGGAAATGGGGTGTGTAGAACTTACAGACCCTTGGAATCAAACGGGTCTCTGGATCAAGCGGCCCTTTCTCTGCACAGGGCAAGGAAAACCCTGTTGCCCCTGCCAGACAGATGCCTGCCTTACTGATGGGGGAAGCTCACTGTCTATTTATCCAATGTCATTTTCCACGTTAAGCTCCTCCTGCACTCCTAACCAGACTCACTGGTGTGTGGACCCATCTCTGCTCTCCCCAGGCACCCAGCCCAACACATCTTGTACACACTGGAAAGGAACAGCAGCCCCAGCCTGGAGGCTCACCTATCAGACCCCCTCTGCCTTCAGCGATgaggaggaaatagaggaaaactcaGAACTAGATGGGGGACCACTAGACGGAGGGCCTTTGTCCCCTAGATGCAGTAATGCCCCTCGCTGGGGTGCCCTTTTACGTCAATGGTTTAATTCTACTTCACCCCGCCAAGCTTGCACCCCTGCCGGCTATCTATTCCTCTGTGGTCCACCACAGAATAAACTACCCTTTGAAGGGAGCCCCAATTCCTCCTTCTCCTGGCCTCTCCGAGCACTGGCCTACCCCTGCTTAGACAATGTTCACTTCCGAGGAGAATGCACTTTGGGCCGACTGAGCGCTGAAGGACTAAGCACCACTGCATACAGTAGTGCCACCTCTCAAAGCAGACATAACTGGGCACTCAGACTAGTCCTGGCAGGAACTGGGGTGGCCATAGGTCTGGCTGCCCCTTGGGGAGCTTCACCTATCATGAAACAATCTTAA